A genomic stretch from Falco cherrug isolate bFalChe1 chromosome 1, bFalChe1.pri, whole genome shotgun sequence includes:
- the LOC102052554 gene encoding cytochrome c oxidase assembly protein COX11, mitochondrial isoform X1: protein MGLCGGGWARCGALRLRLPGARGPLWALRPPGRAGGWAPPREAGHWAAAGGPAPASAPRGARGLRSSNPFTRRQEEEWRRRNRSALAYIVAAAVGMVGMSYAAVPLYRLYCQATGLGGTTGAGSGAERVASMEPVRHRRLRVTFNADVHASIQWEFRPQQSEIYVVPGETALAFYKAKNPTDKPIIGISTYNVIPFEAGQYFNKIQCFCFEEQRLNPHEEVDMPVFFYIDPEFVEDPKMAKVDLITLSYTFFEAKEGQKLPLPGYQ, encoded by the exons aTGGGGCTGTGCGGGGGGGGCTGGGCGCGCTGCGGGGCGCTGCGGCTGCGGCTgcccggggcgcggggcccgcTCTGGGCGCTGCGGCCGCCGGGCCGTGCGGGCGGGTGGGCGCCGCCGCGGGAGGCTGGGCActgggcggcggcgggcgggccggcCCCAGCCTcggccccgcggggggcccgCGGGCTGCGGAGCTCCAACCCCTTCACCCGGCGGCAGGAGGAGGAGTGGCGGCGCCGGAACCGGTCGGCGCTGGCCTACATCGTGGCCGCCGCCGTGGGCATGGTGGGCATGTCCTACGCGGCCGTGCCGCTCTACCGCCTCTACTGCCAG gcCACCGGGCTGGGCGGCACCACGGGCGCCGGGAGCGGCGCGGAGCGAGTCGCTAGCATGGAGCCGGTGCGGCACCGCCGCCTCAGGGTCACCTTCAACGCCGACGTGCACGCCAGCATCCAGTGGGAATTCCGACCCCAGCAGAGTGAAATCTAC GTGGTACCAGGAGAGACCGCACTGGCGTTTTATAAAGCGAAAAATCCTACTGACAAACCAATAATTGGAATCTCTACCTACAACGTCATACCCTTTGAAGCAGGACagtatttcaataaaatacaa tgtttttgttttgaagaacagCGATTAAATCCTCACGAGGAAGTGGACATGCCTGTCTTTTTCTACATTGATCCAGAATTTGTAGAGGACCCTAAGATGGCTAAAGTTGATTTGATCACCCTCTCTTACACTTTTTTTGAAGcaaaggaaggacagaaatTACCACTTCCTGGATATCAGTAA